In Streptomyces paludis, the genomic stretch GAAGAGGTTGTGCAGCCCGGTCCGGTCCGCCGCCCAGATCGTCTTGTGGGTGTAACCGCCGGAACCGGAGACATCGTCCCGCTTCTGGTGCGGCTGGCCCCACTGCACCTTCCGCTTCAACCGCCGCGACTCGGGCGCCACATACGCCTCGATACCGATGATCGGCGTCACGCCCGCCTTCTTCGCCTGGTGGAAGAAGTCGTAGGCGCCGTGCAGATTGCCGTGGTCGGTCATCGCGATGTGCGTCATGCCCATCTCGTTGCACGCCTTGAACATGTCCCCCAACCGTGCGGCACCGTCCAGCAGCGAGTACTGGGTGTGCACATGCAGATGGGTGAAAGGCGGCTTGGTCACGGCGGGGGCCTCCAACGAGCGGACGACACGGGGGTGCCCCGAAAGCGGCCTCCGGGGCCGGTGGGCCGGCGGCGGCCGGGTGGGACAGCTGGGAAGTCTACGTCGCGAAAGCCGCCGCCGACGGGCACTCGCGGCGAGCGCCGGGCGTTGCCTCTCCGGGTGCGGCGTGCCGCTCCCGGCCGCTCCGCTCACGGCTTGTTTTCCGTACTCCGTACCCATATGCACCTGTACGTCCATCCGATTTGTCAGGCACCAGGAGGCACCCAGCGATGTCGGTCCCGCGACCCGTGGACGCAGCTGACGAGCAGCGCGGCGAAGAGATCCTCGACGTTTTCGAGACGGCGTTCGGGGAGTTGTCGACGGCTGATCCGGCTGCCTTCCGGGTGAAGTTCCGGAAGATGGCCGCCTCCGCCTTCGCCTTCTACCGGGGCACGGCCTGCCTCTTCTACCGCGATCTGGAGCAGACGCGGGCGGAGTCCCGGGCGGCGGGCCCGTATCTCGACGAGCGGACCGGCCGGGTGTGGATCCACGGCGATCTCCACGCCGAGAACTTCGGCACATACATGGACGCGACCGGGCGGCTGGTCTTCAACGTCAACGATTTCGACGAGGCGTACATCGGCCCGTTCACCTGGGACCTCAAGCGCTTCGCCGCCTCCCTCTCGCTGATCGGCCACACGAAGGCGCTCAGCGACGAGGTGATCACGGAGCTGGTGGAGATCTACGCGGGCTCCTACCGCGAGCGGATCCACGCGCTGGCGACCGGCGCCAAGGACGACGAGGTGCCGCCCTTCACCCTGGACACGGCGCAGGGCCCGCTGCTCGCCGCCCTGCGCTCGGCGCGCTCGCGCACCCGCTTCGCGCTGCTGGACTCGATGACCGAGATCCGCGACTACGAACGGCGCTTCGCGCCCGGCGCCGGCGCGATCGAGCTGGACGCGGCCACCCGGTACAAGATCCTCGCGGCGTTCGACGGCTATCTGGAGACCCTCCCCGAGTCCAGCCTGAACCGGCCGGACTCCTACCGGGTCAAGGACGTCATCGGCCGCCGCGGGGTCGGCATAGGTTCGGCGGGGCTGCCCTCGTACAACATCCTGCTGGAGGGCGGCAGCGACGCCCTGGAGAACGATGTCGTGATCTATCTGAAGCAGGCGCAGTCCCCGGCGGCGGCCCGGCACATCCCCGACCGCGCCGTACGCGAGTACTTCCAGCACGAGGGGCACCGCACGGTGATCTCGCAGCGGGCCCTCCAGGCGCACGCCGACCCGTGGCTGGGCTGGACGGAGCTGGGCGGCGCCGGGCA encodes the following:
- a CDS encoding DUF2252 domain-containing protein, whose amino-acid sequence is MSVPRPVDAADEQRGEEILDVFETAFGELSTADPAAFRVKFRKMAASAFAFYRGTACLFYRDLEQTRAESRAAGPYLDERTGRVWIHGDLHAENFGTYMDATGRLVFNVNDFDEAYIGPFTWDLKRFAASLSLIGHTKALSDEVITELVEIYAGSYRERIHALATGAKDDEVPPFTLDTAQGPLLAALRSARSRTRFALLDSMTEIRDYERRFAPGAGAIELDAATRYKILAAFDGYLETLPESSLNRPDSYRVKDVIGRRGVGIGSAGLPSYNILLEGGSDALENDVVIYLKQAQSPAAARHIPDRAVREYFQHEGHRTVISQRALQAHADPWLGWTELGGAGQLVAEVSPYAVDLDWSELDDPEEIAEVVADLGRATATMHAAADDESGHSLVPFSTERAIDAAIAADEDGFGALLVDFAHSYGARARADHQIFVDLFRNGRLDRRAAPLVL